In Taeniopygia guttata chromosome 2, bTaeGut7.mat, whole genome shotgun sequence, one genomic interval encodes:
- the B4GALT6 gene encoding beta-1,4-galactosyltransferase 6 produces MPLLRKALRVSNRSMLAFIFFFSFSSSCLYFIYVAPGIANTYLFMVQARGIMLRENVKTIGHMIRLYTNKNTTLNGTDYPEGNNSSDYVAQTTMYLPENFTYSPYQPCPEKLPYMRGLIDVNMSEISFDEIQRLFSKDLDIKPGGHWKPNDCKPRWKVAILIPFRNRHEHLPIFFRHLIPMLQKQRLEFAFYVVEQTGTQPFNRAMLFNVGFKEAMKDAVWDCIIFHDVDHLPENDRNYYGCGEMPRHFAAKLDKYMYILPYNEFFGGVSGLTVEQFKKINGFPNAFWGWGGEDDDLWNRVQYAGYNVTRPEGDLGKYKSIPHHHRGEVQFLGRYKLLRYSRERQYIDGLNNLVYTPKIIVSRLYKNITVNLLPELAPVRDY; encoded by the exons CAAACACATATCTATTTATGGTGCAAGCTCGTGGTATAATGTtgagagaaaatgtaaaaacaaTAGGACACATGATAAGATTGTACACTAACAAAAATACTACACTGAATGGCACAG ATTATCCTGAAGGAAACAATTCTAGTGACTATGTTGCTCAAACAACAATGTATCTTCCAGAGAACTTCACCTACTCTCCTTACCAGccttgtccagagaagctgcctTACATGA gAGGCCTTATTGATGTTAATATGAGTGAAATTAGTTTTGATGAAATTCAGCGACTGTTTTCAAAAGATTTAGACATTAAGCCTGGAGGACACTGGAAGCCAAATGACTGTAAGCCACGGTGGAAG gtgGCTATCCTTATTCCTTTTCGGAATCGTCACGAGCATCTCCCAATTTTTTTCCGTCATCTGATACCTATGTTGCAGAAGCAGCGGCTGGAATTTGCCTTCTATGTTGTCGAACAG ACAGGTACACAACCTTTTAATCGTGCAATGCTCTTTAATGTTGGCTTCAAAGAGGCTATGAAGGATGCTGTCTGGGACTGCATAATATTCCATGATGTGGATCACTTACctgaaaatgacagaaattaCTATGGATGTGGAGAAATGCCACGCCATTTTGCAGCAAAGCTGGACAAGTACATGTACAT CCTTCCATACAATGAGTTCTTCGGTGGTGTAAGTGGCCTGACAGTGGAACAGTTCAAGAAGATCAATGGTTTTCCAAATGCCTTTTGGGGATGGGGTGGAGAAGATGATGATCTCTGGAACAG AGTTCAATATGCTGGATATAATGTAACAAGACCAGAAGGCGATTTAGGGAAGTACAAATCCATTCCTCATCATCACAGAGGTGAAGTCCAGTTTTTAGGACG GTACAAACTTCTGAGGTATTCCAGAGAACGTCAGTATATTGATGGGTTGAACAATTTAGTATATACTCCTAAAATAATTGTCAGTAGattgtataaaaatataactGTTAATCTCCTACCAGAACTTGCTCCTGTTAGAGACTATTGA